A window of the Electrophorus electricus isolate fEleEle1 chromosome 11, fEleEle1.pri, whole genome shotgun sequence genome harbors these coding sequences:
- the rab23 gene encoding ras-related protein Rab-23 produces the protein MLEEDMEVAIKVVVVGNGAVGKSSMIQRYCKGIFTKDYKKTIGVDFLERQIVVNDEDVRLMLWDTAGQEEFDAITKAYYRGAQACVLVFSTTDRESFEAISSWREKVEMEVGDIPTVLVQNKIDLLDDTVIKNEEAEGLAKKLKLRFYRASVKEDLNVNEVFKYLAEKYLQRLKQKTAENPEVVHTSSNKIGVFNTTSGNHLNQNSIDLNGREVINLRPNKQRTKKKIPFGSCRLV, from the exons ATGTTGGAAGAGGATATGGAGGTGGCCATCAAGGTGGTGGTTGTGGGCAATGGCGCTGTGGGCAAGTCGAGCATGATTCAGAGATACTGCAAAGGCATCTTCACCAAGGATTACAAAAAGACCATTGGTGTCGACTTCCTGGAAAGGCAAATAGT TGTAAATGACGAAGATGTGAGGTTGATGTTATGGGACACTGCAGGTCAGGAGGAATTTGACGCCATCACTAAGGCCTACTACCGAG gTGCACAGGCCTGCGTGCTGGTCTTCTCCACCACGGACAGGGAGTCATTTGAGGCCATCAGCAGCTGGAGGGAGAAAGTAGAGATGGAGGTTGGAGACATTCCGACTGTCCTGGTACAGAACAAAATTGACCTCCTGGATGATACAGTGATAAAAAA TGAGGAAGCAGAGGGTCTTGCCAAGAAGCTCAAATTAAGGTTTTATCGGGCCTCTGTGAAAGAGGACCTCAATGTCAATGAAG tttttaaatatttagcagAAAAATACCTGCAGCGGCTCAAGCAAAAGACAGCTGAGAATCCAGAAGTTGTTCACACATCAAGCAATAAAATAG GTGTTTTCAACACTACCAGTGGCAACCACCTGAACCAGAACTCCATTGATCTCAATGGCCGTGAGGTCATCAATCTGCGACCAAACAAGCAGAGAACTAAGAAGAAAATCCCTTTTGGTAGCTGCAGACTTGTCTAG